The following are encoded together in the Ooceraea biroi isolate clonal line C1 chromosome 2, Obir_v5.4, whole genome shotgun sequence genome:
- the LOC105285340 gene encoding LETM1 domain-containing protein LETM2, mitochondrial, producing MNALIHTKTMMTGYGGVIRRYSSSKLWHNTNCMTGGIALVYTDLRDSRSLLLHPMYIVPATYVNNMTYPQIRTLYVTPSWRGQEPSSKIEETVKTIKEEKELKDKMSESLVKTEQPKKAVAKLSIWQRVKGEILHYYHGFRLLGLDMKVSAKLIWRILHGKELSRREHRLLIKTTGDMFRLIPFSVFIIVPFMEFLLPVAIKLFPGMLPSTFQTATEKEDKLKQALKVKIEMAKFLQKTLDEMAVQSSDHRSEKAKEFVEFFYKIRSTGAVATNEEIMKFSKLFEDEITLDSLSRPQLIALCRVLDVQALGTTNFLRFLLRMRLRSLTADDKLIEKEGIDTLTRAELQQACRARGMRAYGLPENRLREQVSQWLDLSLNKKVPPSLLLLSRALMIPEATPMSDKLKATISALPDAVVARTKGAIGEKEGKVDHRTNIEIIKMEERKIEEERKEQKDIKPQPIISEPDTKEDEITATDVKVLEQALDSIGKDNKKMVVEKEEIKELKEEMAEYQEDIKELYQIKAEAKGQADIENLKISKGSKRLFNKVNKMISKMDAVLLELEQSEKKVKERLKSLGPDEKKDTKDVEELVKIDELVAAIKQIQNVPDEHRLKRIVEILGKIDDDHDGAIKIEDVLKVVELIGKEDVKLSKEQVDELIELMDKEEELEVDEQIQKLEKDAKAAQKEKNITATHKSTVPATPVTTEPGYGKEELVDDAATESSKSYATSSVEEAKQKSAAVLKSNPKSDEGKNPPLTSGVPPTTKKAEGSKQL from the exons GATACTCCTCATCGAAATTATGGCACAACACCAATTGTATGACAGGCGGGATAGCGTTAGTTTATACAGATTTGAGAGATTCAAGGAGCTTACTATTGCATCCCATGTACATAGTACCAGCAACGTACGTTAACAACATGACGTACCCACAAATACGAACACTTTACGTAACGCCAAGTTGGAGGGGCCAGGAACCATCGTCTAAGATCGAGGAGACGGTAAAGACCAtcaaggaagagaaagaactcAAAGATAAAATGTCAGAGAGTCTCGTTAAAACTGAACAGCCAAAGAAAGCTGTTGCCAAACTCTCGATATGGCAGAGAGTTAAAGGGGAAATATTGCACTATTATCATGGATTCCGACTGTTAGGCCTTGACATGAAAGTGTCAGCAAAGTTAATATGGAGAATTTTACATGGGAAGGAACTTAGTAGAAGAGAACACCGTTTG TTGATAAAAACCACTGGAGATATGTTCAGATTGATCCCTTTCTCTGTGTTTATTATCGTCCCGTTTATGGAATTCTTATTACCTGTTGCAATTAAATTGTTCCCTGGCATGTTGCCTTCTACTTTCCAAACGGCAACTGAAAAGGAGGATAAACTCAAGCAAGCTCTAAAG GTTAAAATAGAAATGGCAAAGTTTCTGCAGAAAACGTTGGACGAAATGGCGGTGCAATCCTCAGATCACAGGTCCGAAAAGGCTAAGGAATTTGTGGAATTCTTCTACAAAATACGATCGACCGGCGCTGTCGCAACTAACGAAGAGATCATGAAATTCAGCAAGCTTTTCGAGGACGAAATAACACTGGACTCTCTTTCGCGGCCGCAATTGATAGCTTTGTGTCGCGTATTAGATGTGCAAGCACTCGGCACCACCAATTTCTTGCGATTTCTACTCAGGATGAGACTGAGAAGTCTCACCGCAGACGACAAA TTAATCGAGAAGGAAGGTATCGACACTTTGACTCGTGCTGAACTGCAACAAGCATGCCGAGCACGTGGTATGCGCGCTTATGGATTGCCAGAGAACAGATTAAGGGAGCAGGTATCACAATGGCTGGACTTGAGCTTGAACAAAAAAGTTCCACCTTCCTTACTGTTGCTGTCACGAGCGCTCATGATACCAGAAGCCACACCCATGTCCGACAAACTGAAAGCGACTATCTCGGCTTTACCTGATGCGGTCGTGGCTCGTACGAAGGGTGCTATTGGAGAAAAAGAAGGTAAAGTGGACCACAGGACAAATATTGAGATTATAAAGATGGAGGAACGCAAGAtcgaggaagaaaggaaggagCAGAAAGATATCAAGCCACAGCCAATTATCTCGGAACCTGATACGAAAGAGGATGAAATTACTGCTACAGACGTCAAAGTTTTAGAACAAGCTCTGGATTCCATCGGCAAG GACAATAAAAAGATGGTTgtggagaaagaggaaatcaAAGAACTTAAAGAAGAGATGGCAGAGTATCAGGAAGACATTAAGGAGTTATATCAGATCAAGGCAGAGGCGAAAGGTCAAGCAGACATAGAAAATCTAAAGATATCGAAGGGTTCAAAgagattgtttaataaagtcaATAAAATGATCTCGAAAATGGATGCTGTCCTGTTGGAGCTGGAACAATCCGAGAAAAAGGTGAAAGAGAGATTAAAATCACTGGGTCCTGACGAGAAGAAAGACACCAAGGACGTTGAAGAATTAGTTAAGATCGACGAACTGGTTGCGGCTATTAAACAAATCCAAAATGTGCCCGACGAACATCGATTAAAACGTATAGTAGAAATTTTAGGAAAAATTGATGACGATCATGATGGTGCAATCAAGATAGAAGATGTACTAAAG GTTGTAGAGTTAATAGGTAAGGAGGACGTTAAATTGAGCAAGGAGCAAGTGGATGAACTAATAGAGTTAATGGACAAGGAGGAAGAATTAGAAGTAGATGAACAAATACAGAAGCTTGAGAAGGATGCCAAGGCAGCTCAGAAGGAGAAAAACATAACGGCTACGCATAAATCCACGGTCCCCGCTACACCGGTGACAACCGAACCGGGGTATGGGAAGGAAGAGCTGGTGGACGATGCTGCCACGGAATCCAGTAAATCCTACGCTACTTCGTCCGTCGAAGAAGCGAAACAAAAATCAGCTGCCGTTCTCAAAAGTAATCCTAAATCCGACGAAGGGAAGAATCCTCCACTTACATCGGGTGTTCCACCAACGACGAAAAAGGCGGAAGGTTCAAAACAGCTGTGA
- the LOC105285337 gene encoding ras-related protein Ral-a isoform X2, with protein MSKKPGATQAMHKVIMVGSGGVGKSALTLQFMYDEFVEDYEPTKADSYRKKVVLDGEEVQIDILDTAGQEDYAAIRDNYFRSGEGFLCVFSITEDDSFQATQEFREQILRVKNDENIPFLLVGNKSDLQEKRKVSLAEAQARSQQWGVPYVETSAKTKDNVDKVFFDLMRAIAARKAQENQGDGSERKKKRNCCILL; from the exons ATGTCGAAGAAGCCAGGAGCTACTCAAGCAATGCATAAAGTCATAATGGTTGGAAGTGGAGGTGTTGGAAAATCTGCTCTCACGTTACAGTTTATGTACGACGAG TTTGTTGAAGATTACGAACCTACAAAAGCGGACTCGTATAGAAAAAAAGTTGTATTAGATGGGGAGGAGGTACAAATAGATATCTTGGATACTGCAGGACAAGAGGACTATGCAGCAATACGGGACAATTATTTTCGTAGCGGTGAAGGATTTCTCTGTGTATTCTCGATAACGGAAGACGATAGCTTCCAAGCTACACAAGAATTTAG aGAACAAATTCTCAGAGTAAAAAATGATGAGAACATTCCATTTTTATTAGTGGGAAATAAAAGTGATTTACAAGAAAAACGGAAGGTTAGTCTAGCTGAAGCACAAGCAAGATCCCAGCAATGGGGTGTTCCTTATGTGGAAACAAGTGCTAAAACAAAGGACAATGTGGACAAG GTATTCTTTGATTTGATGCGAGCAATAGCCGCTCGTAAGGCACAGGAAAACCAGGGAGACGGGAGTGAacgtaagaagaaaaggaactGCTGCATCTTGCTATAA
- the LOC105285337 gene encoding ras-related protein Ral-a isoform X1, whose protein sequence is MSKKPGATQAMHKVIMVGSGGVGKSALTLQFMYDEFVEDYEPTKADSYRKKVVLDGEEVQIDILDTAGQEDYAAIRDNYFRSGEGFLCVFSITEDDSFQATQEFREQILRVKNDENIPFLLVGNKSDLQEKRKVSLAEAQARSQQWGVPYVETSAKTKDNVDKVFFDLMREIRSRKIEDKSASNGRGKDRAKRKKKKCIIL, encoded by the exons ATGTCGAAGAAGCCAGGAGCTACTCAAGCAATGCATAAAGTCATAATGGTTGGAAGTGGAGGTGTTGGAAAATCTGCTCTCACGTTACAGTTTATGTACGACGAG TTTGTTGAAGATTACGAACCTACAAAAGCGGACTCGTATAGAAAAAAAGTTGTATTAGATGGGGAGGAGGTACAAATAGATATCTTGGATACTGCAGGACAAGAGGACTATGCAGCAATACGGGACAATTATTTTCGTAGCGGTGAAGGATTTCTCTGTGTATTCTCGATAACGGAAGACGATAGCTTCCAAGCTACACAAGAATTTAG aGAACAAATTCTCAGAGTAAAAAATGATGAGAACATTCCATTTTTATTAGTGGGAAATAAAAGTGATTTACAAGAAAAACGGAAGGTTAGTCTAGCTGAAGCACAAGCAAGATCCCAGCAATGGGGTGTTCCTTATGTGGAAACAAGTGCTAAAACAAAGGACAATGTGGACAAG GTATTTTTCGACTTGATGCGTGAAATAAGGTCACGCAAAATTGAAGATAAGTCAGCAAGCAATGGTAGAGGTAAAGACCGTGccaagaggaagaaaaagaagtgcATTATTCTATAG
- the LOC105285333 gene encoding uncharacterized protein LOC105285333, whose product MYGYVLPCELTRKEKRTRYDYCTHIINKCEIDPSFLDRLIIGCELSISTPEMTSSTPGTSRQDEQVAVLQTACCFYDSTGLMYRECHTTTAKEEDAGTSPERLSIVWNSIIESRPDYEGEKPKQTPRFYLLLDRSYDIIDVRRLHPTTSLSRNPGFIPHLLIMCGNNRSVPGFLLWLASVARHGHTFQFY is encoded by the exons ATGTATGGCTATGTCCTGCCATGCGAGCTAACTAGAAAAGAAAAGCGGACACGATATGATTATTGCACGCACATTATTAACAAGTGCGAGATAGATCCGAGTTTCCTGGATAGACTTATTATTGGATGCGAATTATCGATATCCACACCCGAGATGACTTCATCGACACCAGGGACATCGAGACAGGACGAGCAAGTTGCTGTGCTTCAAACTGCGTGTTGCTTCTATGATTCGACAGGCCTCATGTACCGTGAATGCCATACTACAACGGCAAAAGAAGAAGATGCAGGGACATCGCCTGAACGCCTGTCGATTGTGTGGAATTCTATCATTGAATCTAGGCCAGATTATGAAGGTGAAAAGCCCAAACAAACAccacgtttttatttattactagaTCGATCATATGACATCATCGATGTGAGACGACTTCATCCA ACGACAAGTCTATCCAGGAATCCGGGATTTATCCCGCACTTGTTAATAATGTGCGGCAATAATCGTAGCGTGCCTGGTTTTCTTCTCTGGTTAGCTAGCGTGGCACGACATGGCCatacatttcaattttattaa
- the LOC105285334 gene encoding uncharacterized protein LOC105285334 isoform X3, with translation MRMNNGTQPESALSLANRRSEHTCRTIRAVNPRGEEFHTTNGFVHKSTKFSESHRKRITGHSYISQGNKFRLHVRQAKREDWRKIKSDHCILLAITFAMRKGNLSTSACEERDRGSLFRRLVVSTRMGIGCHTKKKKKKSIPPKLPALSYV, from the exons ATGCGAA tgaataacGGAACGCAGCCCGAGTCGGCCCTTTCTCTCGCGAACCGTCGAAGCGAGCACACGTGCCGAACGATTAGAGCGGTGAATCCACGTGGCGAAGAATTCCACACCACGAACGGATTTGTGCACAAATCGACTAAGTTTTCTGAAAGTCATAGGAAAAGAATCACTGG ACATTCCTATATTTCGCAAGGAAACAAGTTCCGATTACACGTTAGACAAGCGAAACGCGAGGACTGGAGGAAAATCAAATCTGATCATTGTATTCTATTGGCCATAACATTTGCCATGCGAAAAGGAAATTTATCGACTTCTGCTTGTg AAGAGAGGGACAGAGGGTCTCTATTCCGCCGTCTGGTCGTATCAACCCGTATGGGGATCGGGTGCCatacaaaaaagaagaagaagaagtctATTCCGCCGAAATTACCAGCGCTATCTTACGTCTGA
- the LOC105285334 gene encoding uncharacterized protein LOC105285334 isoform X1: MRILDQYIILLLLLLAVNNGTQPESALSLANRRSEHTCRTIRAVNPRGEEFHTTNGFVHKSTKFSESHRKRITGHSYISQGNKFRLHVRQAKREDWRKIKSDHCILLAITFAMRKGNLSTSACEERDRGSLFRRLVVSTRMGIGCHTKKKKKKSIPPKLPALSYV, encoded by the exons ATGCGAA TATTGGACCAGTACATaatactactactactactactggcagtgaataacGGAACGCAGCCCGAGTCGGCCCTTTCTCTCGCGAACCGTCGAAGCGAGCACACGTGCCGAACGATTAGAGCGGTGAATCCACGTGGCGAAGAATTCCACACCACGAACGGATTTGTGCACAAATCGACTAAGTTTTCTGAAAGTCATAGGAAAAGAATCACTGG ACATTCCTATATTTCGCAAGGAAACAAGTTCCGATTACACGTTAGACAAGCGAAACGCGAGGACTGGAGGAAAATCAAATCTGATCATTGTATTCTATTGGCCATAACATTTGCCATGCGAAAAGGAAATTTATCGACTTCTGCTTGTg AAGAGAGGGACAGAGGGTCTCTATTCCGCCGTCTGGTCGTATCAACCCGTATGGGGATCGGGTGCCatacaaaaaagaagaagaagaagtctATTCCGCCGAAATTACCAGCGCTATCTTACGTCTGA
- the LOC105285334 gene encoding uncharacterized protein LOC105285334 isoform X2, producing the protein MRILDQYIILLLLLLAVNNGTQPESALSLANRRSEHTCRTIRAVNPRGEEFHTTNGFVHKSTKFSESHRKRITGHSYISQGNKFRLHVRQAKREDWRKIKSDHCILLAITFAMRKGNLSTSACERDRGSLFRRLVVSTRMGIGCHTKKKKKKSIPPKLPALSYV; encoded by the exons ATGCGAA TATTGGACCAGTACATaatactactactactactactggcagtgaataacGGAACGCAGCCCGAGTCGGCCCTTTCTCTCGCGAACCGTCGAAGCGAGCACACGTGCCGAACGATTAGAGCGGTGAATCCACGTGGCGAAGAATTCCACACCACGAACGGATTTGTGCACAAATCGACTAAGTTTTCTGAAAGTCATAGGAAAAGAATCACTGG ACATTCCTATATTTCGCAAGGAAACAAGTTCCGATTACACGTTAGACAAGCGAAACGCGAGGACTGGAGGAAAATCAAATCTGATCATTGTATTCTATTGGCCATAACATTTGCCATGCGAAAAGGAAATTTATCGACTTCTGCTTGTg AGAGGGACAGAGGGTCTCTATTCCGCCGTCTGGTCGTATCAACCCGTATGGGGATCGGGTGCCatacaaaaaagaagaagaagaagtctATTCCGCCGAAATTACCAGCGCTATCTTACGTCTGA
- the LOC105285335 gene encoding cytochrome c oxidase assembly factor 4 homolog, mitochondrial isoform X2, translated as MVAPSDTDSKEEIEDPVERMLKKTGCINLHYQVQECMAEHQDWRKCQDKVKKFKECMNKSTKHQQLKQ; from the exons ATGGTAGCACCGTCAGATACCGACTCCAAAGAAGAGATCGAAGATCCTGTCGAGCGAATGCTCAAGAAAACCGGTTGCATAAATCTCCATTATCAAGTTCAG GAATGTATGGCAGAACATCAAGACTGGAGAAAATGCCAAGATAAGGTGAAGAAGTTTAAGGAatgtatgaataaaagtacaaAGCACCAACAGTTAAAGCAGTAA